The following coding sequences are from one Microbispora sp. ZYX-F-249 window:
- a CDS encoding enolase C-terminal domain-like protein: MPVITSVDVIDIRFPTSATLDGSDAMNPDGDYSAAYVVLETDGDLAGYGLTFTIGRGNDLCVAAARQIGGRLAGRDVDALAGDLGGLYREIMSDSQMRWLGPEKGVVHLAAAAVLNAAWDLAARRAGVPLWRLIADMPPEDLVAACDFRYLSDVLTPAEAVEMLAGLAPTRGERIAELAERGYPAYNTTPGWLGYDDGKLRHLLRAAVADGWTHVKLKVGANVEDDVRRLSIAREELGERTLMIDANQVWDVPQAIEWVNRLAPYEPLWIEEPTSPDDVLGHAAIRKAVAPVGVATGEHCHNRVMFKQLLQAGAIDYCQIDSCRLASVNEIVPVLLMAAKFGVPVCPHAGGVGLCELVQHMSVVDYVCVSGSLEGRVLEYVDHLHEHFTDPVRIERGHYRLPEAPGYSARMRPESIAGYRYPDGHHWGG, encoded by the coding sequence ATGCCGGTGATCACTTCCGTGGACGTGATCGACATCAGGTTCCCCACCTCCGCGACACTCGACGGCTCGGACGCGATGAACCCGGACGGCGACTACTCGGCGGCCTACGTGGTGCTGGAGACCGACGGCGATCTGGCCGGGTACGGCCTGACGTTCACCATCGGGCGCGGCAACGACCTGTGCGTGGCCGCGGCCCGGCAGATCGGGGGCCGGCTGGCCGGGCGTGACGTGGACGCGCTGGCGGGCGACCTTGGCGGCCTTTACCGGGAGATCATGTCCGACAGCCAGATGCGCTGGCTCGGCCCGGAGAAGGGCGTGGTGCACCTCGCCGCCGCGGCCGTGCTGAACGCGGCCTGGGACCTTGCCGCACGCCGGGCAGGCGTGCCTCTGTGGCGCCTCATTGCCGACATGCCGCCCGAGGATCTGGTGGCCGCCTGCGACTTCCGCTATCTGTCCGACGTGCTGACCCCCGCGGAGGCCGTCGAGATGCTGGCCGGGCTCGCGCCGACGCGCGGGGAACGGATCGCCGAGCTCGCCGAGCGCGGCTACCCCGCCTACAACACCACCCCGGGCTGGCTCGGCTACGACGACGGCAAACTGCGCCACCTTCTCCGTGCGGCCGTCGCCGACGGCTGGACGCACGTCAAGCTCAAGGTCGGCGCGAACGTCGAGGACGACGTCCGCCGCCTGTCGATCGCCCGGGAGGAGCTCGGCGAGCGCACCCTGATGATCGACGCCAACCAGGTGTGGGACGTGCCCCAGGCCATCGAGTGGGTCAACCGGCTCGCGCCGTACGAGCCGCTGTGGATCGAGGAGCCGACCAGCCCCGACGACGTCCTCGGCCACGCCGCCATCCGCAAGGCCGTCGCCCCCGTCGGCGTCGCCACCGGTGAGCACTGCCACAACCGGGTCATGTTCAAGCAGCTCCTGCAGGCCGGCGCGATCGACTACTGCCAGATCGACTCCTGCCGCCTGGCGTCGGTGAACGAGATCGTCCCCGTGCTGCTGATGGCGGCCAAGTTCGGCGTGCCGGTCTGCCCGCACGCGGGGGGCGTGGGCCTGTGCGAGCTGGTCCAGCACATGTCCGTCGTCGACTACGTCTGCGTGAGCGGCAGCCTGGAGGGCCGGGTCCTCGAGTACGTCGACCACCTGCACGAGCACTTCACCGACCC